In one Sesamum indicum cultivar Zhongzhi No. 13 linkage group LG12, S_indicum_v1.0, whole genome shotgun sequence genomic region, the following are encoded:
- the LOC105175489 gene encoding uncharacterized protein LOC105175489, giving the protein MYVSGATPMRKSFKDSLKVLEADIQHANTLASDFSREYDGACLQMRMSYSPAAHFFLFLVQWTDCHLAGALGLLRILIYKVYVDGTTTMSTHERKASIREFYAVIYPSLLQLQRGVTDSEDKKQKAVCMERYRRKDEEEHRRCSELDIEREEECGICMETNSKIVLPNCNHAMCLKCYREWRSRSQSCPFCRDSLKRTNSGDLWVFLDSRDVVDMTAITRENLKRLFMYIDKLPLIVPDTLFDAYDTHVR; this is encoded by the exons ATGTACGTAAGCGGCGCAACTCCAATGCGGAAGTCCTTCAAGGATTCGCTCAAAGTTCTCGAAGCCGATATTCAGCATGCTAATACTCT GGCATCTGATTTTTCACGGGAGTATGATGGCGCATGTCTACAGATGAGAATGTCATACAGTCCTGCtgcacatttttttctttttctagttCAATGGACCGACTGCCACCTTGCTGGTGCTCTCGGACTGTTGAGAATCCTAATATATAAG GTATATGTTGATGGCACAACCACTATGTCCACTCACGAGAGAAAAGCAAGCATTAGAGAATTCTATG CTGTTATTTATCCCTCTTTACTGCAACTTCAAAGAGGTGTCACAGATTCAGAAGATAAAAAGCAGAAAGCCGTATGCATGGAGAGATACAGGAGAAAGGATGAAGAAGAACATAGGCGTTGCTCGGAGTTGGATATTGAAAGGGAAGAAGAATGTGGGATTTGCATGGAGACAAATAGTAAGATAGTCTTGCCAAACTGTAACCATGCCATGTGCCTGAAATGCTACAGAGAATG GCGTTCAAGATCACAATCTTGCCCTTTCTGCCGAGACAGTTTAAAAAGGACAAATTCTGGTGATCTATGGGTGTTTCTGGACAGCAGGGATGTGGTAGACATGACAGCTATCACAAGGGAGAATTTGAAGAGGCTGTTCATGTACATAGATAAATTGCCTCTGATTGTCCCTGACACCCTATTTGATGCGTATGATACCCATGTAAGGTAA
- the LOC105175490 gene encoding uncharacterized protein LOC105175490 encodes MASYNFAHLILFSFTLAALFATHQCVDYGRWRVEREDKMEEKLGRTSVRRGEGEGEKFTLYDCSRGPCAGVHDCWCCKAIGFCYLVKEQCEDECHARPTTSVRARPPSITTS; translated from the exons ATGGCTTCATATAACTTTGCTCATCTCATTCTCTTCTCCTTCACCCTTGCCGCCCTCTTTGCTACTCATCAAT gTGTTGATTATGGAAGATGGAGAGTGGAAAGGGAAGATAAGATGGAAGAAAAGTTGGGTAGGACAAGTGTTAGAAGAGGCGAAGGCGAGGGTGAGAAATTTACTTTGTATGATTGCTCGAGGGGGCCATGCGCTGGTGTCCATGACTGTTGGTGCTGTAAGGCAATAGGCTTCTGCTACTTGGTGAAGGAACAGTGCGAAGACGAGTGTCATGCGCGGCCAACAACATCAGTTCGAGCTCGTCCACCCTCTATCACCACCTCATAA